AGCTAGCTTCTGAAATCGACACACCATCCGCACATGCCGTGCAGCTCCCGCCGAACGTACTGGGATACAACTACACCAAATCAAACGGTCTAGCCCTACACGTCGCTCCTGGTTCATCAAGCACTGTCAAACTCTCCAATGGCAAAACACACTCCCTCAAAGCCAACAGTACCAACACCAGAGCACCATTCAACCTATCCAACTGGACCCTAACAGCCGAACATTGGGAAGCACCATCCAACTTCTCAAACGCCAGCATTCCCGCCGTGAAACACAACACCACGCACCACCTCCAGGACCCTTCGCTACCCTCCTGGCTCGATATCCAAGGCCTGCATAATACATCTGGCGTGGGGTACTACACAACGACATTTACCTGGCCATCCAGTAGCGAAATTACCGGAGCATACATTTCCCTCCCACCAGTCTCCCACGGCCTGCAAGTCTCCATAAACAACCACCGCCTTTCAGCGCTGGATTTCAGCAATCCCACCGCAGATATTGGGCCTTGTCTGATCTCTGGGACGAATAAGGTTGAGGTTGTCGTGCCGACGGTGATGTGGAATTATATCCGCAGTTTGTATGATAGGATTCGGATTGCCGGGTCGGAGCCGATGTTGAGTAGCACGGGGCCGTTGCCGGAGGATGTGGAGAATGGGTTGGTTGGGGAGGTGAGGATTTTGCCGTATGTTGTTAGGAGGGTTGATGTTTAGCTGTGGGGTTGTATATATTCGGTTCGGGGTGGTTTGTTTATGTATGGGTTTTGAGGGGTCTATTGTACTTAAGGCCCATTTTGGTAcgttttcttttcccaaCGTTGTTTAATAGATCATTATTGAACCTAGGCAAGAATCGTAAATTCGTGATGAAGCTTATATAACCAGGATAGCAGAAGAAAGGCGTTCATTCATCTATCCAAATCACTATAGAACATTGGGATTTAAAGGAAATCATACTTTTCGCTTTTTCAATTGACACGTTCACACGTTTCACGTTCACATCCTAGACCATCGTTAGTATTACCATCACCCAAAAAGGAACCAAAGGGAAAAGAACATACCGATCAACAGGACTCAACCCCACAATCCGCATACCATTATACAACACCTGGCGCGCAGCCTCGTAAAGCATCATCCGCGCCTTCTTCACCTCCTCCTCACTACCGACAACCTTGAGCACATCGTAGCTCGAGCTGAGCATGTGCGTCATCTTGAACAGGTAGGTGAGGATGGTGGTGGGTTCGAGGGTGCGGGTGGTTTGGAGGAGAACGTCGGGCCATTGGGCGAGGTAGCGGACGAGGTCGATGGCATGAGGCTCGGTGAGGAGGTCGATGTTGGAGTCGCCGAGTTGAGAGGGGTCGAGGCCGGCTTTGCGGGTGATGGAACGGAGGCGGGCGTGGGCGTATTGCAGGTAGGGACCTGTGTCACCTTCGAAGGAGGTCATGGCGTCGAGGTTGAAGTCGTAGCCGTTGATGCTGTTTTTATTAGCAAGGGTTAATGGGAAAGAAAGGGAATTGGGGACTTACCGCTTCCCGCTCATGTCCTGAACCATGACGGAGGTGATACCCAGGATGTCGGCGGTGGCCTCGGGGTTCTCGATCTGCTCGTACTTCTCGGGGTTTTTCTTCATAACCTCGTGCATCTTGTCACGGACATCGCCCAGGATGTCATCCAAAAACTTGACGGTACCCTTACGGGTACTCATACCACGGACCATACCGAAGTTGACGTGCTGGCAGCGGCTAGCCAAGTCCTTGTGGCCCATGAGCTCAGTGATCTTGAACAGCTGAGCGGTATGGAGATCCTGCTGAGCAGCAATGACGTAAATCATCTTGTCGAAGTGGAACTCCTCGTCACGCTCAACGATAGCACCAATGTCACGGGTCAGGTACAGAGGAGTACCGTCCTTGCGAACAATGATAGCCTTGCCGAGCTTCTTGGCACCGTGCTTGGTGAAGTCGACAATAACGGCACCGTCCGACTTCTCAGCGACGCCGCTCTTCTCCATGGTCTGGTAGGCAGAGGTCATGCTCTCGTTCTTGACCTGGGACTCTCCGGAGTACACGTCGAAGTCGATGTTCAGACGGGCGTAGGTCGACTTGTACTTTTCGATGCTGAGTTCACGGAAGCGCTTCCACAGGGCGAGAGCATCCGGGTCGCCATCCTCCATGCTCTTAAAGTACCGACGGGCCTTCTCATCCTCGCTGGCATCGACCAACTTCTGCAGCTCGGCCTCCTGAGCAGAAACATCctcgctcttctccttcttggccttgatcTGCTCCTTGAGCTCCTTGATCGGCACATCCTGCTCAGACACAATGTTGTTGACCTTGACATACACATCGAACAAGTGATTGATAGGATCCTTGGTGAGCTTCTCCTCGTCACCAAAATACTTGAACCCATTTGCCAGCAGACCGTACTGCTTACCCCAGTCACCGAGGTAGTTCATCTTAATCACATCCCAGCCCATGACGGTGTGCAGGTTGGCAAGGAAACCACCAATAATGGTACTCCGCAGGTGACCCGCGTGGAACGGCTTGGCGATGTTGGGCGACGAGAACTCGACGATGATCTTCTTGCGGCCCTTGGAGGGGTCCGCGGGGTCCCGCAGACCCTGGTTTCCGTTTGTACCATAGGTAGCGCGGTCCTTGAGGATGCGGCGGAGGACGGTGTGCATCAGCGGCTGCGGCCGGAAGAAGAACTGCAGGTGCACGCCGGCAACGCTGGGAGGCTGGACGAGGTCGGACTGGGGGAACTTCTCGGCGAGCTCCTTGCCGAGTTCCTGCGGGTTCTTTTTGATTCCGAGGGATGGGATCTATGCATGTTAGCTTTCCGTGCGAGATGTACCAATATCCTCCGATATGAGCATACCGGCAAAACCAAGTCACCCTTGTCCAGGGTACTCGTCCACATTAACCGAGAGTAGATCTTCTCCGCCTCAATACCAGTGCCCTCGCTCAGCTTCTCTGCAATATGTTCGCGATAGATATCAACCGGGTTCAGCGACGGAAAGCAGTTGGCGAACTTGGAGGTCTCGGAGGTCGACTGGAGGGACAATCCCTCCACGGAGATGGGAAGGTCATTCGAAGCCATGGCGACCGTACGTTTAGAGGTACCGAATGCTCGTCGAGAGGAtgcgaaggagaaggaggggcGCGCGGAGAAAAAAAGTCGATAACTGGAGCGCAGAAAAGTCGGGATGGAGGGGCAACAAGTCCGGGCGGAAACAGTAGTAACACTCTGCAAAGCGAAATATCGGGCCCCGCTTACCACTGCACGACCCATAAAATATTCAAGGCAAACGAACCACAAGCGAGAAAAAGAACCcaatttcctcttttttttggAGGGTTTTTTTGGTTGACTCAATGCGGCGTTCTGCCGGGCGGTGTACCATGTCATATGAGGTCATGTGACATCTACACGTGCGGGATATTACCCTAGCCCTATCTGTATCAGTGACGTCACACTAGGCACCACCAGTCATCGATACGAGGTGACAGCCCATGCTATAAGGCCTGTTTATGACTGTCATCTCAAAATGAAGACATACGACACTCTACAGTCTCACAACAAACGCGACCATGGGTAGTCGTCGCCAGTCCGCCCTGAGCAAATCAATCCGCTCAGCTCTATTCCGCGACCCAAACGACTTCAACAGAACAACCACCGGACATATCCAGGTCCTATTCAGCATCTACTATATTGAGCTCCTACGCTATGCCGACATCCTCTTCCAGCGATTGCGCAATAATGTCTGGCAGATCGACGAGAACGAGTATCTGGAGTGTTTCTCGGCCGCGGATCGAGTGAAGTCTATGGGGGACTTGGGGTTCTCTGGATCGGTATGCACTCCTCTATCTCACCTCCGTAGCCAGACCCGATTCTAATGTATAGTGAGGTAGACGTTCTTTAGTACCTCCAACTCGAAATTCCTAATCAAATCCCTACCGCGACACTTCGAACACTCGTTCTTCCGTCGCGACCTCCTGCAGCCGTATTATATGCACATGTGCACGAAGCCCGACTCCCTCCTCGTTTGGATAACAGACTATGTCTTCGCGCCGTACGTCACGATCGGAAGCCTACTGCGAACAACCCCCGCACACCACATCATCATGGAGAACATGCTGTGTGGGAAGAGCGATGACCTTGCGAAAGACCAGTGGGAGACGTACGATCTCAAGCCGGTGGACTACTTCTACCCGGAGCGCGACCTGGTTCCTGATTATTTGCTGGATGAAAAAACTATGGAGAAACTAGGGGATAGATTGGAGGATAAAATCCGTCTTTCATCAGGGGATTTCGAAGATTTGATAGGCACTCTGCGCATCGATACAAACTTCTTGCAGGAGTCGAATGCGGTCGATTACTCGTTATTCCTTGTCCGGTACCCCGCTAGTTCGACGCCCGCGGTTGTGGGGAGGAAGAATCGATGGCGAGTTGGAGTGCCGTCTTCTGATGCGAAGTGGAAGTATCGCGTCGTGTTGTTGGATTTCTTCTGGGCGAGGCACAAGTTGCATGCTCAGGCTATGACGGGAGTGGTGCAGACGTTTAATATGATTGGGCGGCAGGGGCCTATGACTATCACGACTACGGCGGAGGAGTACCGGGGGAAGTTCTTGGAGATGGTGGAAGCTATGGTGGAGGTGCATGAAGAAGAATACTAATACACCCGTGATACCTTAAATAGCTAATAACTGATGATAACGATAACGATAATGATAAATGACGAATTTCTTGTCTCATTGCTCATCGAAGCCTGCTTCTTGTCTATCTATAAACAGATCATAACTCACAGAAATGCTAATATCGCATCTTAAATTTCCATATGGGAAACGGCATGTCCCAGCTTACTTGAATAATAGAAACAACCCCACTGCTTAGAAGCAGAAGACCTGGTCCTCGAGCTTGCTGACAGGACGAGCCTTGGTGTATCCGAGAGACTCGGTAGCCTTCTTCATGGCGCTGATCATGGGGGGAGGACCGCACATGAGGATCTTGACATCGCTGGCGGGGGCGGGGAGACGCTCCTATAACACGTTAGTAGGGTCGCCTTAGATCAGTGAGGCGAAAAGCATACCTTGATCATGTCAGGAGTAACGAAACCAACACCACCGTTCCACGAAGCCGGCGGGTTGTTAAGCACATAGTACACGTTGAAACCAtcatcctccttctcaagCTGGTCCAGCTGGTCCTTAAGTAGGATATCCTCAGGGTTCACGTTGGCAAAGATCAGGTCCACCTTGGTCGTGTCGTTACCACCGTTGCGCGGGCGGTTACGGATAATAGCCTTGATAATCTGCAACATGGGAGTAATACCAGTACCACCAGCGATCATACCAATGTGACGGCACATGTTGGGAGTGTAGACCATGGCACCCTTGGGACCGCGCACTTTCATGGTCTGGCCGACCTGCAGGTCTGTCAGGTACTTAGAGATGTTACCCTGCGGGTAGGCCTTAACAAGCAGGTCGAAGTAGCCGGCATCCTCGTCGGAGGAGATGGGGGTGTAGGAGCGCACGACTTCCTTGGGCTGGCCTTCGATGGTGGCGGCGAGGGAGATGTGCTGGCCGATGGGGAGACCCAGGATATCGGTGGGACGGGGGAGGGAGAAACGGTAGATGGTGACgttgtgggagatttcatTCTTTTCCTTGAGGATGAAGTCTTGGAATTGGTCGGCGATGAGGACCTTTCTGGGCTCTGTTTGGGTGTGTTTAGTTGTCGCATTCACATGAACACCGGGTGAAAGCCACGTACTGCTACCACCCAAGAGCTTGACACCACCCAGAGCAGCGGCAATGGCCACGGCGAAAGGAAGCCACTCCTGTTTCACAAGGAAAGTTCCCAGGATCAAAAGGGCCGAGGGGATGTAGACCccgttgatgttttcggtgGAAAAGGCGCTGCTCAGCTCGTGTCAGTCGCGAAATGCCAGCTTGAGTATCGATTGTACATACCCCATAATGAAGACTCTTCGCGAGAATAAGAACAAGAGATacgaagagaagagaaataggggagaagaagaaaagagggaaGCGGTtgagaaaaggagaagagtgAGTGACCGCAGACAAAATGTTGGGGAACAAAAGCCGAATCTGCAAACCGCCGGCAGAATAAGCGCGGAATCAATTGCTTCTTCGGCCCCGGAAAACTATGCTCAAAAGAGTATTTTTCTACAAACATAGACAATTTGATATTCTACTCGTACATAGACAGAATGACTACTCCCTTCACTCTCACCGAAACCGACCGGCAGATCCTCTCCATGACCGACGAGGAATTCGTCCCGCACGACTGGGAAGATCTCTCTGCGATCATTGGTATGCCACCATTGCCATAATCATAGCTAAACAGTGGTTGACTCCCCACAGCCAAAAACGACCTCGGCGCCCTCAAGCGGAAACCCTCCGACCTCCTCCGATACCTCTCGTGGTCCAGCACCACCAAAGCCCAGTACGGCACCATAACCAACTTCATTTGCCAGGTCCGCCTGAAATGGCACCTCCCGGacccttcctcttccacccCCGCCGTGGCCAATAGTGCCTCAGGCACCGCCGACAGCGGCCCCGTCCTGCCCTTTGCGAACCCGATCCCTTTTGCCGATCCCTCGGACTACAAGATCCTCCGCAATGACTGGCCGTACGGGTTGGCGCCGGGGATTGTGCATTTGATTGTTTGGTTGAGGACGCCGGTTCCGGTGAAAGAGGACGGAGGGGATTTGACGGATGAGTCGAGGGGTCTAATTGAGGGGTTTGTGAAGAGGATGTTTGTGCGGAGAttggagggggaggggattGAGGGTGCTGAGGGGCGGGTCCTGTGGTTTAAGAATTGGAGTGCTTTGCAGAGTGTGAAGTCCTTGGAGCACGTTCATATTCTTGTGAGGGATGTTCCGGATCATATTCTAAGGGAGTGGACGGAATAAGCTACGGTAATATGCCATAACGAGTAATGAAACACCATATCTTATGTTTGTCTTCCTGCCATATGCCATCCATATCGATGCTATATTGAATAAACTCACTAACAAATATCTTAGTAATTAACAGTGAAAAGATCTTAGATTTTTTGCCATGATTCTGGGGTTTGACTTCGCTCGGAAATAATTCATCTGAATGCGCAATGAATAGCGAGATGTTTCTACGATTGATCTCTTTCGAATAATCATATTAGGATCTTGAGAACTTCATCGAAGGTTCGTGTGTTCAGCCAATTATGATCTAGAAGATAGTGTCCACGGGAGATGTATCCTGTTAGATAATGCCCAGTCTCCCCTGCCTTCGAAACGTTGAACGAAATCTTTGCAGCCAGTAACCAGGGCAAAGAAAAAGGCCATGTCTGAGCCTGGTGATAGGATGAGAGTATTGGCATATTGATGGCCTTCAGGTAGGAGCAGAGCTGCTTGCCTTCGTTTGCGCCAAAACCATTGTGAAACACATTGGCAGTGTTTTCAATGCACTATTTCCCTTGGGCCCTTTTAATATGTTTATCACGTTGACATCGGGTTGGCTCCCTATCATCCAAATATCCGTGTCTTCTGATGTTCCTCATCACCGACAAATCAGACACTGGATCTTTGCGAAGTAACGAAGAATAGTTGAGAAGTTTTCCGGAGGTCTACCCTGTAGGTGCTAGGTCTGATGAGATATATAGTCTCCAACATGAGACAAATGAATACAATGAATAGCAATGGGAATTCATAGCAGTGAATTACCAGCAAGTTGACTTAAAGTACATACATTCAAAGTAATACTTCAACGaaataagaagaagaagaaaaaaaaaaaaaaaaggaccaCCATACGCCTGTCATTATATCCCTAAaccgaaaagaaaaaaggaaaacatcAAAGCTTCATCCGTTACACCCTCTGTTCCTCAACAAACTTCAACGCTTCTTCCCTTGAGACCACGTCGATGGTACTGGCCTTCTGCCTGAAACTCACACCGTAGCACTTCTCGGCCACATGCAGCATTTCCGGCCGGAACGTTGTGCAGATAAATTGGCCGTTGGTCGAGTCGGAGATAGACTTGAGCATCTGGGCGACGGCTGTCCGGTACTgcgcgtcgaggttggcgtCGATTTCGTCGAAGAGGTAGAAGGGTGCTGGGTCGCAGGCTTGGATGGCGAAGACTAGGGCGAGTGCACATAAACCTAGTACGGTTAGTAACTTGTCTTCAGCAGTAGAAATATATGGGGCGAGGCTTACTCTTCTGTCCACCACTGAGCTGCTGGATACGCTGCTGTTCATCATGCTTACTGTTGAAGCTGACACTGATACCCACACCAATGTAGTTCTCTACGCTCTGCCGcgcatcctcgtcatccgtGTCAATCTCTTCGCCCGTCCGAACAGCACGGTCAGTCTTCCGCTGGATGATCAACCGGCCACGACCCGCGGGAACCAGTTTCTCAAACACGTTGTGAAATTCGCGCGAGACCTGCTTGAACGTCCGCTCGATGGCTTCGTCCTTGCGCTGGTCAAGCACCTGGATGAGCTCGTCGATGGAAGCCTGCGAGGCGTCGAGCTCCTCGCAACGAGTGGTGAGGGTTTCCCGCTGCTTCGTGAAGCTATTGTATTGCTCGAAGGCCTTCTTGTTGACGTGAGAGTACTTCTTCAGCGCTTCGTTGGCCTTGTGCAGCTTCTTGACGACGGTGTTGGAGTCGGTGTTCTTGTACTTGGTGAAAGCCTCGTCGGGAAGAACACCCAGGTCACGGATATTGGCTGCGCATTCAGCAGCCTGCTTGGTCAGGGCTGCCTTCTTCTGCATGCTCTTTTCCATGCGGCGCTGGTGCTTCTCAATCGACTTGGCGAGGTCTTCCAGTTCCCGCCGTGTTTCAGCATTGCGTTGCTGCAATTCAGAGACCCTCGAGTTGGATTTCTCGATAGACTCGTCTACTTGTCGCAAACGGTCACCAAGCTTCTCCAAGTTCTTTCCAAGGCGATTCATTTCGCGCTGGGTCTCCTTCAGGTTGCCCCCATTGTCGTCATCAGCCATATCAAGACCCTGGCTGAGCAGCTGGTCGAGGCGCGGGTGAAGATTTTCCCGGAGTTCAACTTCGAGAACAGACTTACGCGCCTCCAGCTCACTGCGGCCGCCGGTAAGCTCTTGGTACCGCTTACGGAGATCTTGAACAGTCGCATTGAGAGTCTCCAActgctcttcctcctcactgGTAAGCGCCTTCTGAAATGGAGACTTTAGTTCCGCCTCGAACGCATTGATCTGGTCAGACAGAGAAGCATAGTTGGCCTCGATGTTCCGGAGGGCTCGTCGCTTGGCATCCAGGTTgtcttgctgcttctgaaGTAGTTCGCGCTTGCTCCTCAGCTCGTGTCGTAGGGGACCGCTGCTGTTCTGCACTTGGTGTCGCTGTTGTTCAAGTTTCTGCAACTCACCAACGGCCCGAGTGATGACCTGGTCGAGCTTTTCCAGTTCTCGCCGGATCTCCGTGCCCCGGTTTTTCTTGCTCTCGAACTCGTCCCTCCATTTTGTGAGATGCTTCACCGCGTCAAGACGAGAAGAGCGAGAGTCGTGGAAACCACCAGTGAGAGCACCTCGCTTGTCGGATCGGTCACCCTCTGGGGTGATAGCATTGACGCCGTGACTGCGGGCGTATTGCGATGCAACTTGCAGGTTCGGACAGATGATCGTCTTTCCAAACACATGTGCAAACGCCTTCTCATATGCAGGGTCATATTGCAGCTTCTCAATCATGGGAATCGTGTCACTGGCTCTGGGCATATTGATGGGCTTCGACCTCAGACGGTTCAGAGGCATGAATGTCACTCTTCCTGCCTTCTCATTTTGTAGGATCTCCAAGACCTTGGTGGCGGTTTCGTCCGTGTCGACGACGTAGTGGAACAGACTCTGGCCGGCGGTCACTTCAACTGCCGTCCGGTATCTTTCGTTAACCTCAAAAAGATCGGCTAATGTCCCGTAGACGCCCTCGAAATTGTATTGACGTTTAATCCGGCGAACAGCTGCGATACCACGGCTGGTGTTGTGATCCATCATGTGAGAAAGGTTGCGTTCGGCTCGCTCGACTTCATACGAGGCGTTAGTCAATACGGAATCGAGCTtggcttcttctctccaGAGTTCTTTTCTTTGGTCCATCAACCGGTCTCGCTCATCCTTTGCACTCTGGACTTGCTGGTCCACGGAATGGATGGTATCTCCCCTGCCCTCAATTTGCTGCCGCAAACGTTCACTCTCCGGCTCCAACAAAGCAATCTCATTCTCAAGGTCCTTAATATCCTCCCGAGTCTGGGCTATCACACCTTGGACCGTAGAAATGGAGGTATGATTGTCCTTAATCTCAGTTTGCAGCCACTTGTCCCGCTCTGACTTATTTTTAAACCGCGAATTCCGACCTTGCTTGGCATATAACCGTTGACGCAACGTCTCTGCATCGGTAAGCTGCGACCTGacatcgtcttcctcgtcttTTGCCGTGTTGAACTGGGGAAGAAGTTCCTGGAGTTCAGATTCGCGTTGCTTGATAGCGGTTTGAACGGCATTCAAATCCTGGTCGTGGCGCTGTTTCTGGGACTGCGTAGCAGCCTGGTTGTCTTTGAGCGATTTCGCCTGGAGTTCCACCTGCGCGAGTGCTTTCGA
This sequence is a window from Aspergillus chevalieri M1 DNA, chromosome 5, nearly complete sequence. Protein-coding genes within it:
- the SMC3 gene encoding chromosome segregation protein SMC (COG:D;~EggNog:ENOG410PHGY;~InterPro:IPR010935,IPR003395,IPR027417,IPR024704, IPR041741,IPR036277;~PFAM:PF13476,PF06470,PF02463;~go_component: GO:0005694 - chromosome [Evidence IEA];~go_function: GO:0005515 - protein binding [Evidence IEA];~go_function: GO:0005524 - ATP binding [Evidence IEA];~go_process: GO:0051276 - chromosome organization [Evidence IEA]) — protein: MYVKQIIIQGFKSYKDQTIIEPFSPKHNVIVGRNGSGKSNFFAAIRFVLSDAYTHLGREERQALLHEGSGSAVMSAYVEIIFDNSDDRFPTGKSEVILRRTIGLKKDEYTLDRKNATKSDVMNLLESAGFSRSNPYYIVPQGRVTALTNMKDSERLNLLKEVAGTQVYEARRGESLKIMNETNSKRAKIDELLDFINERLAELEEEKDELRNFQERDRERRCLEYTIYSREQQEIAGVLDSLEEQRQTGVEDTDLNRDRFIQGEKEMAQIDAEIAECKQQIEFLKVDKAQLEDERREASKALAQVELQAKSLKDNQAATQSQKQRHDQDLNAVQTAIKQRESELQELLPQFNTAKDEEDDVRSQLTDAETLRQRLYAKQGRNSRFKNKSERDKWLQTEIKDNHTSISTVQGVIAQTREDIKDLENEIALLEPESERLRQQIEGRGDTIHSVDQQVQSAKDERDRLMDQRKELWREEAKLDSVLTNASYEVERAERNLSHMMDHNTSRGIAAVRRIKRQYNFEGVYGTLADLFEVNERYRTAVEVTAGQSLFHYVVDTDETATKVLEILQNEKAGRVTFMPLNRLRSKPINMPRASDTIPMIEKLQYDPAYEKAFAHVFGKTIICPNLQVASQYARSHGVNAITPEGDRSDKRGALTGGFHDSRSSRLDAVKHLTKWRDEFESKKNRGTEIRRELEKLDQVITRAVGELQKLEQQRHQVQNSSGPLRHELRSKRELLQKQQDNLDAKRRALRNIEANYASLSDQINAFEAELKSPFQKALTSEEEEQLETLNATVQDLRKRYQELTGGRSELEARKSVLEVELRENLHPRLDQLLSQGLDMADDDNGGNLKETQREMNRLGKNLEKLGDRLRQVDESIEKSNSRVSELQQRNAETRRELEDLAKSIEKHQRRMEKSMQKKAALTKQAAECAANIRDLGVLPDEAFTKYKNTDSNTVVKKLHKANEALKKYSHVNKKAFEQYNSFTKQRETLTTRCEELDASQASIDELIQVLDQRKDEAIERTFKQVSREFHNVFEKLVPAGRGRLIIQRKTDRAVRTGEEIDTDDEDARQSVENYIGVGISVSFNSKHDEQQRIQQLSGGQKSLCALALVFAIQACDPAPFYLFDEIDANLDAQYRTAVAQMLKSISDSTNGQFICTTFRPEMLHVAEKCYGVSFRQKASTIDVVSREEALKFVEEQRV
- a CDS encoding GIG1 family protein (COG:S;~EggNog:ENOG410PNUE;~InterPro:IPR022036;~PFAM:PF12239) gives rise to the protein MTTPFTLTETDRQILSMTDEEFVPHDWEDLSAIIAKNDLGALKRKPSDLLRYLSWSSTTKAQYGTITNFICQVRLKWHLPDPSSSTPAVANSASGTADSGPVLPFANPIPFADPSDYKILRNDWPYGLAPGIVHLIVWLRTPVPVKEDGGDLTDESRGLIEGFVKRMFVRRLEGEGIEGAEGRVLWFKNWSALQSVKSLEHVHILVRDVPDHILREWTE
- the CBR1 gene encoding cytochrome b5 reductase family protein (COG:M;~EggNog:ENOG410PFSQ;~InterPro:IPR001834,IPR008333,IPR001433,IPR017927, IPR001709,IPR017938,IPR039261;~PFAM:PF00175,PF00970;~TransMembrane:1 (o30-48i);~go_function: GO:0016491 - oxidoreductase activity [Evidence IEA];~go_process: GO:0055114 - oxidation-reduction process [Evidence IEA]) → MGAFSTENINGVYIPSALLILGTFLVKQEWLPFAVAIAAALGGVKLLGGSKPRKVLIADQFQDFILKEKNEISHNVTIYRFSLPRPTDILGLPIGQHISLAATIEGQPKEVVRSYTPISSDEDAGYFDLLVKAYPQGNISKYLTDLQVGQTMKVRGPKGAMVYTPNMCRHIGMIAGGTGITPMLQIIKAIIRNRPRNGGNDTTKVDLIFANVNPEDILLKDQLDQLEKEDDGFNVYYVLNNPPASWNGGVGFVTPDMIKERLPAPASDVKILMCGPPPMISAMKKATESLGYTKARPVSKLEDQVFCF
- a CDS encoding phosphatidylinositol phosphate kinase family protein (COG:S;~EggNog:ENOG410PS7C;~InterPro:IPR002498,IPR023610,IPR027484;~PFAM:PF01504;~go_function: GO:0016307 - phosphatidylinositol phosphate kinase activity [Evidence IEA];~go_process: GO:0046488 - phosphatidylinositol metabolic process [Evidence IEA]) produces the protein MGSRRQSALSKSIRSALFRDPNDFNRTTTGHIQVLFSIYYIELLRYADILFQRLRNNVWQIDENEYLECFSAADRVKSMGDLGFSGSTFFSTSNSKFLIKSLPRHFEHSFFRRDLLQPYYMHMCTKPDSLLVWITDYVFAPYVTIGSLLRTTPAHHIIMENMLCGKSDDLAKDQWETYDLKPVDYFYPERDLVPDYLLDEKTMEKLGDRLEDKIRLSSGDFEDLIGTLRIDTNFLQESNAVDYSLFLVRYPASSTPAVVGRKNRWRVGVPSSDAKWKYRVVLLDFFWARHKLHAQAMTGVVQTFNMIGRQGPMTITTTAEEYRGKFLEMVEAMVEVHEEEY
- a CDS encoding arginine--tRNA ligase (COG:J;~EggNog:ENOG410PGU2;~InterPro:IPR035684,IPR005148,IPR009080,IPR001412, IPR001278,IPR014729,IPR008909,IPR036695;~PFAM:PF03485,PF00750,PF05746;~go_component: GO:0005737 - cytoplasm [Evidence IEA];~go_function: GO:0000166 - nucleotide binding [Evidence IEA];~go_function: GO:0004812 - aminoacyl-tRNA ligase activity [Evidence IEA];~go_function: GO:0004814 - arginine-tRNA ligase activity [Evidence IEA];~go_function: GO:0005524 - ATP binding [Evidence IEA];~go_process: GO:0006418 - tRNA aminoacylation for protein translation [Evidence IEA];~go_process: GO:0006420 - arginyl-tRNA aminoacylation [Evidence IEA]), producing the protein MGRAVVSGARYFALQSVTTVSARTCCPSIPTFLRSSYRLFFSARPSFSFASSRRAFGTSKRTVAMASNDLPISVEGLSLQSTSETSKFANCFPSLNPVDIYREHIAEKLSEGTGIEAEKIYSRLMWTSTLDKGDLVLPIPSLGIKKNPQELGKELAEKFPQSDLVQPPSVAGVHLQFFFRPQPLMHTVLRRILKDRATYGTNGNQGLRDPADPSKGRKKIIVEFSSPNIAKPFHAGHLRSTIIGGFLANLHTVMGWDVIKMNYLGDWGKQYGLLANGFKYFGDEEKLTKDPINHLFDVYVKVNNIVSEQDVPIKELKEQIKAKKEKSEDVSAQEAELQKLVDASEDEKARRYFKSMEDGDPDALALWKRFRELSIEKYKSTYARLNIDFDVYSGESQVKNESMTSAYQTMEKSGVAEKSDGAVIVDFTKHGAKKLGKAIIVRKDGTPLYLTRDIGAIVERDEEFHFDKMIYVIAAQQDLHTAQLFKITELMGHKDLASRCQHVNFGMVRGMSTRKGTVKFLDDILGDVRDKMHEVMKKNPEKYEQIENPEATADILGITSVMVQDMSGKRINGYDFNLDAMTSFEGDTGPYLQYAHARLRSITRKAGLDPSQLGDSNIDLLTEPHAIDLVRYLAQWPDVLLQTTRTLEPTTILTYLFKMTHMLSSSYDVLKVVGSEEEVKKARMMLYEAARQVLYNGMRIVGLSPVDRM